The following proteins are encoded in a genomic region of Streptococcus cristatus AS 1.3089:
- a CDS encoding alpha-mannosidase, with product MENITVHIISHSHWDREWYLPFESHRMQLVELFDNLFDLFEHDPEFKSFHLDGQTIVLDDYLEIRPENRDKLQRYIDEGKLKIGPFYILQDDYLISSEANVRNTLIGQQECKKWGKSTQIGYFPDTFGNMGQAPQLLQQSGIHIAAFGRGVKPIGFDNQVLEDERFTSQYSEMYWQGADGSKVLGILFANWYSNGNEIPTDPEEAKVFWEQKLADVKSYASTNQWLMMNGCDHQPVQRDLSQAIRVANELYPEINFVHSSFDDYMQAVEAALPEELSTVQGELTSQETDGWYTLANTSSARIYLKQAFQENSNLLEQVVEPLTVITGGHNHKDQLTYAWKTLLQNAPHDSICGCSVDEVHREMEIRFAKVNQVGEFVKGNLLEEWKQELDSRQAESDLLFTVVNTGLHDKIDTVSVDVTFATCDFKEAHPTEAYRRMAELTIPDLIVKDLDGRYVEAKIEDLGANFQYDLPKDRFRQAYIARQLRVTLPIHLAPLAWKTFQLLPGAKEEHEGLYRNGVIDTPFVTISFDEDLTVYDKTTHEAYEDFLRFEDRGDIGNEYIYFQPKNTEPIYAKLAGVKVLENNARYTKVELSHELTLPVSADELLNQEQKGIVEFMKRSAGRSSELTTMILTTELTVFADSPQLRFKTRFTNTAKDHRIRVLFRTHNSSKTNDSDSIYEVVRRNNQPAASWENPENPQHQQAFVSLYDDQKAVTVANKGLNEYEILDDDTIAVTILRATGELGDWGYFPTPEAQCLRDFQVEYTVECHQPQERFAAYRRAKAFQTPLTALQIAKQEGSVAAAGQALDHPALNLAEICPTALKVAEDESGIVLRYYNMTQEEQEVTTASQTLVNLLEEVLPEKDGTLGPQEIRTELLEKD from the coding sequence ATGGAAAATATTACTGTACATATCATTTCTCACAGCCACTGGGATCGCGAATGGTATCTCCCCTTTGAATCCCACCGTATGCAGCTGGTCGAGCTTTTTGACAATCTCTTTGATTTGTTTGAACATGATCCAGAATTCAAAAGCTTCCACCTAGACGGGCAAACCATTGTCTTGGATGATTATCTGGAAATCCGTCCGGAAAATCGCGACAAACTGCAGCGCTATATTGACGAGGGCAAGCTGAAGATCGGGCCTTTCTATATCTTGCAGGATGATTATTTGATTTCTAGCGAAGCCAATGTCCGCAATACCTTGATTGGTCAGCAAGAGTGCAAGAAATGGGGCAAGTCCACTCAGATTGGTTATTTCCCAGATACTTTTGGAAATATGGGACAAGCGCCTCAGCTCTTGCAGCAATCAGGCATTCATATAGCTGCTTTCGGTCGTGGGGTGAAGCCAATCGGCTTTGACAACCAAGTTTTGGAGGACGAGCGATTCACTTCTCAGTATTCTGAAATGTACTGGCAAGGTGCCGATGGCAGTAAAGTCCTAGGCATCCTCTTTGCCAACTGGTACAGCAATGGGAATGAAATCCCAACAGATCCAGAAGAAGCGAAAGTTTTCTGGGAGCAGAAGCTGGCTGACGTGAAGAGCTATGCTTCTACCAATCAATGGCTAATGATGAATGGCTGTGACCACCAGCCAGTTCAGCGCGACCTCAGCCAAGCCATCCGAGTAGCCAATGAGCTTTATCCAGAAATCAACTTTGTCCACAGTTCTTTTGATGACTATATGCAAGCTGTGGAAGCTGCTCTGCCTGAGGAATTGTCTACAGTTCAAGGCGAGTTAACCAGCCAAGAAACGGATGGTTGGTACACTTTGGCTAATACCTCTTCAGCCCGCATTTATCTGAAGCAGGCTTTCCAAGAAAACAGCAATTTGCTAGAGCAGGTGGTTGAGCCGCTGACTGTTATCACAGGCGGTCACAATCACAAAGACCAGCTGACTTATGCTTGGAAGACCCTCTTGCAAAATGCTCCGCACGATAGTATTTGTGGCTGCAGTGTCGACGAAGTTCACCGCGAAATGGAGATCCGCTTCGCCAAGGTCAACCAAGTGGGCGAATTTGTCAAAGGCAACCTGCTGGAAGAATGGAAGCAAGAGCTAGATAGCCGCCAAGCTGAGAGTGACCTGCTCTTCACCGTTGTCAATACTGGGCTCCATGATAAGATTGATACGGTTTCTGTGGATGTGACCTTTGCGACTTGTGATTTCAAGGAAGCACATCCGACAGAAGCCTATCGAAGAATGGCAGAATTGACGATTCCAGACTTGATTGTTAAGGATTTGGATGGTCGTTATGTCGAAGCTAAAATCGAGGATTTGGGAGCTAATTTCCAATATGACCTACCGAAAGACCGCTTTCGTCAGGCCTATATTGCTCGTCAGTTGCGCGTGACCTTGCCGATTCATCTAGCCCCTCTGGCTTGGAAAACTTTCCAATTGCTTCCTGGTGCAAAAGAAGAGCATGAAGGCCTCTACCGCAATGGCGTGATTGACACTCCATTTGTGACTATCAGCTTTGATGAAGACTTGACCGTCTATGATAAGACGACCCACGAAGCCTATGAAGACTTCCTCCGATTTGAAGATCGGGGCGACATTGGAAATGAGTATATTTACTTCCAACCAAAAAATACAGAGCCAATCTATGCAAAACTGGCTGGCGTTAAGGTGTTGGAAAACAATGCCCGCTATACCAAGGTGGAATTAAGCCATGAATTGACCTTGCCAGTAAGCGCAGACGAACTATTGAATCAGGAACAAAAGGGCATCGTTGAGTTTATGAAGCGCTCAGCAGGTCGTTCGTCAGAATTGACAACTATGATCTTGACAACTGAGCTGACAGTCTTTGCGGACAGTCCGCAATTGCGCTTTAAGACTCGCTTTACCAATACCGCTAAGGATCACCGCATCCGTGTTCTCTTCAGGACTCACAATAGCAGTAAAACCAACGATTCAGACAGTATTTACGAAGTGGTTCGTCGCAACAACCAACCAGCTGCCTCATGGGAAAATCCAGAAAATCCACAGCACCAACAAGCCTTCGTCAGTCTTTATGATGACCAAAAAGCAGTCACAGTTGCTAATAAGGGTCTAAATGAATACGAGATTTTAGACGACGATACGATTGCGGTCACTATTCTGCGGGCAACAGGTGAGCTGGGCGACTGGGGCTACTTCCCAACGCCAGAAGCGCAGTGCTTGCGTGATTTCCAAGTCGAATACACAGTAGAATGCCACCAACCACAAGAGCGATTTGCTGCTTACCGTCGGGCCAAAGCCTTTCAAACACCATTGACAGCTCTGCAAATTGCCAAACAAGAAGGAAGTGTTGCGGCAGCTGGACAAGCCTTGGATCACCCTGCTTTGAACCTAGCAGAAATCTGCCCGACAGCCCTGAAAGTGGCTGAAGATGAGTCAGGTATCGTACTTCGTTACTACAATATGACCCAAGAAGAGCAAGAAGTAACAACTGCTTCCCAAACCCTAGTCAACCTTTTGGAAGAAGTGCTTCCAGAAAAGGATGGAACCTTAGGGCCACAGGAAATTCGCACAGAGCTCTTGGAAAAAGATTAA
- a CDS encoding glycoside hydrolase family 125 protein codes for MVYSKEIVGKWLESIAQLAQDHPTWVSVFERCYTDTLDNTVEILEDGSTFVLTGDIPAMWLRDSTAQLKPYLFVAKQDPKIRQTIAGLVKRQMTLILKDPYANAFNIADNWKGHHETDHTELSGWIWERKYEVDSLCYPLQLAYLLWKETGETSHLDATFVAGVREILRVWTIEQDHSQSSYRFVRDTDRKEDTLVNDGKGPDFAVTGMTWSAFRPSDDACIYSYLVPSNMFATVVLGYVAEIFEKLNLEGAEEIVPHAQRLQKEIKEGIENYAYTQNAEGEKIYAFEVDGLGNASIMDDPNVPSLLAAPYLGFCSIDDEVYQATRRTILSPENPYYYEGKYAAGLGSSHTFYRYIWPIALSIQGLTTHDKEEKRRILDLLVACDGGTGVMHESFHVDDPTKYSREWFSWANMMFCELVLDYYDLKLRFRINK; via the coding sequence ATGGTTTATTCTAAAGAAATTGTTGGGAAATGGTTGGAGTCTATCGCCCAGTTAGCTCAAGATCATCCGACTTGGGTCTCTGTTTTTGAGCGTTGCTATACGGATACCTTGGACAACACGGTCGAAATTTTAGAGGATGGGTCTACTTTTGTGCTGACAGGCGACATTCCAGCCATGTGGCTACGGGATTCGACTGCTCAGCTCAAGCCCTACCTCTTTGTAGCCAAGCAAGATCCAAAAATTCGTCAAACGATTGCTGGCTTGGTCAAACGTCAGATGACGCTAATTCTCAAAGATCCTTATGCCAATGCCTTTAATATCGCTGACAACTGGAAAGGTCACCATGAAACAGACCATACAGAGTTGTCTGGTTGGATTTGGGAACGCAAGTACGAAGTGGACTCTCTCTGCTATCCTCTGCAGCTAGCTTATCTCTTGTGGAAAGAAACTGGGGAAACGAGTCATCTAGACGCTACCTTTGTTGCTGGAGTAAGAGAAATTCTACGAGTTTGGACGATCGAGCAGGATCATAGCCAGTCTTCTTATCGCTTTGTCCGTGATACAGATCGCAAGGAAGATACCTTGGTCAATGATGGCAAAGGACCTGATTTTGCAGTGACAGGCATGACTTGGTCAGCCTTCCGTCCGAGTGATGATGCTTGTATCTACAGCTATCTGGTACCGTCTAATATGTTTGCAACAGTTGTTTTGGGCTATGTGGCAGAAATTTTTGAAAAATTGAACTTAGAGGGTGCTGAGGAGATTGTTCCGCATGCGCAGCGCCTGCAAAAGGAAATCAAGGAAGGAATTGAAAACTACGCCTACACCCAAAATGCCGAGGGTGAAAAGATTTACGCTTTTGAGGTAGACGGTCTGGGGAATGCCAGCATTATGGACGATCCGAATGTACCAAGTCTTTTGGCAGCTCCATATCTAGGCTTTTGCTCCATTGACGACGAAGTCTACCAAGCGACACGCCGCACCATCCTGAGCCCAGAAAATCCTTACTATTATGAGGGTAAATATGCTGCAGGACTTGGTAGCTCGCACACCTTCTACCGCTATATCTGGCCGATTGCTCTATCCATTCAAGGCTTGACTACACACGATAAGGAAGAAAAACGTCGAATTTTGGACTTGCTCGTGGCCTGCGATGGTGGCACAGGTGTCATGCACGAAAGCTTCCATGTGGACGACCCAACCAAATATTCTCGTGAATGGTTCAGCTGGGCCAACATGATGTTCTGCGAACTGGTATTAGATTATTATGATTTAAAATTGAGGTTTAGAATTAATAAATAA
- a CDS encoding GH92 family glycosyl hydrolase — protein MKTILETIDTRYGTDNSHSFSHGNTLPYTGAPFGMNYFVPQSSHTDGAWFFKPDLPIFQGIRLTHQPSPWIGDFSWLLLTPVTEKISKPDIYHRQSSYRTDESIFHPHYLKIHSNRYQVRTELTPTTYGACFRLTSQLAQPISLILHSEAQTHFHMLDAYTLIGSLKEETNPAKQALTMHVCLRFDQPIQASHALGEDLVLDFEQGQLQFVLATSFISEEQAVTNLPQADFDRVKEQTKQAWESYLHRFDVVEQEKVDRRIFDQTLYRLFLFPQTFYEITPKGQEIHWDFTHQTVQSGKFYTNIGFWDGFRTNFPLLALIAPDIYHDFLEGFLNFYKETGYLPKWLAPDERGMMPGTLIDGVIADAAAKHLIPDLEQELFQAMLDTAEKEDPSKRYGRYGASDYRALGYLPTDYHESVSHTLDYSYSDFCISSLASKLHEEQVAQRYGQQARHYQNLFDSETGYMRAKDRQGQFRANFSPYSWGRDYAECSAIQNTLSVFHDIEGLKELMGGEAAFTDYLTRLCQDQPYFDVRGYGYEIHEMSEMANAHFGQLAISNQPSFHIPYLFRYSAKPEYTSLLIKSLREEAFQASWQAFPGDEDNGSLSAWYIWSVLGLYPTCPGKPHYDLGIPLFDHLRLYLPQSQKWLDIYAHDNYPHFQFVKKAELDGRSQQRISHEDLLASDRLDFYLSWLPNSSSTQS, from the coding sequence ATGAAAACAATACTAGAAACGATTGATACCCGCTATGGAACAGACAATTCCCATAGCTTTTCCCACGGCAATACCCTACCCTATACAGGGGCACCATTCGGCATGAATTATTTTGTTCCTCAGAGCAGCCATACAGACGGCGCTTGGTTCTTTAAACCAGACTTGCCCATTTTTCAAGGCATTCGTCTGACCCACCAGCCCAGTCCTTGGATTGGGGACTTCTCTTGGCTCTTGCTCACACCTGTCACCGAAAAGATCAGCAAGCCTGATATCTATCACCGCCAGTCGTCATATCGAACGGACGAGAGCATTTTTCATCCACATTATTTAAAAATTCACTCCAACCGTTATCAAGTCCGCACGGAACTGACTCCGACTACTTACGGAGCCTGCTTTCGCCTCACAAGCCAATTGGCCCAGCCTATCAGCCTTATCCTGCACAGCGAGGCTCAGACTCATTTTCATATGCTGGACGCCTACACGCTTATAGGCAGTTTGAAAGAAGAAACCAATCCAGCCAAGCAAGCTCTGACCATGCATGTCTGCCTGCGCTTTGACCAGCCCATTCAAGCCAGTCATGCCCTTGGAGAGGACTTGGTTCTAGACTTTGAGCAGGGACAACTACAATTCGTCCTAGCAACGTCCTTTATCTCGGAAGAACAAGCCGTGACGAATCTGCCCCAAGCTGACTTTGATAGGGTGAAAGAGCAAACCAAACAAGCCTGGGAAAGCTATCTCCACCGATTTGATGTTGTGGAGCAGGAGAAAGTTGACCGCCGCATATTCGACCAGACTCTTTACCGCCTCTTCCTCTTTCCTCAGACCTTTTATGAAATAACTCCTAAAGGACAAGAAATTCATTGGGACTTTACCCATCAAACTGTCCAGTCTGGCAAATTCTATACTAATATCGGTTTTTGGGATGGTTTTCGTACCAATTTTCCTCTACTAGCTCTTATTGCACCAGACATCTATCATGACTTTCTAGAAGGATTTCTGAATTTCTACAAAGAAACGGGCTATCTACCCAAGTGGCTAGCTCCTGATGAACGGGGCATGATGCCAGGCACCTTGATTGACGGTGTTATTGCGGATGCCGCTGCGAAACATCTTATTCCCGATCTAGAACAGGAATTGTTCCAAGCCATGCTAGACACAGCCGAGAAAGAAGATCCTTCCAAACGTTACGGCCGATACGGGGCTAGCGACTACCGAGCCTTGGGCTACCTGCCAACAGATTATCATGAAAGCGTCAGCCACACGCTAGACTATAGTTACAGCGACTTTTGCATTTCCAGCCTAGCCAGCAAACTCCACGAGGAACAAGTAGCCCAGCGATACGGCCAGCAGGCACGCCATTACCAAAACCTTTTTGACTCAGAAACGGGCTATATGCGGGCCAAAGACCGACAAGGACAATTCCGAGCCAACTTTTCTCCTTACAGCTGGGGACGAGATTACGCAGAATGCTCTGCTATTCAAAATACGCTCAGCGTCTTCCATGATATCGAAGGCTTAAAAGAGCTCATGGGCGGTGAGGCAGCCTTTACCGATTATCTGACTAGGCTCTGTCAGGATCAGCCTTATTTTGATGTCAGAGGCTACGGCTACGAAATTCATGAAATGAGCGAGATGGCGAATGCCCACTTTGGCCAGCTAGCCATTTCCAATCAACCTAGTTTTCATATCCCTTATCTTTTCCGCTATAGTGCCAAGCCAGAATATACTAGTCTCCTAATCAAAAGCTTGAGAGAAGAGGCTTTTCAGGCTAGTTGGCAGGCTTTCCCTGGTGACGAAGACAATGGCAGCCTCTCTGCTTGGTATATCTGGAGCGTCTTGGGGCTCTATCCGACCTGTCCTGGCAAGCCTCACTATGACTTAGGTATTCCTCTCTTTGACCATCTGCGTCTCTACCTGCCACAAAGTCAAAAATGGCTTGATATTTACGCTCATGATAACTATCCCCACTTCCAGTTTGTGAAAAAGGCAGAATTAGACGGACGAAGCCAGCAGCGAATTTCCCATGAGGACTTACTGGCTTCTGACAGACTGGACTTCTACCTGTCTTGGTTGCCAAATTCATCCTCTACACAATCATAA